DNA from Streptomyces luteogriseus:
CGCGAAGATCTGGAACCAGGGCGGTCTCACCATCCGCACGACCATGGACCCGCAGGCCCAGAACGCGGCGCAGGCCTCCATCAAGGACCACGTCTACAAGAGCGACGAGGTGGCCACCGCCGCCACCCTCGTCCAGCCCGGCACCGGCAAGATCCTCGCCATGGGCCAGTCGCGTCCGTACGGCTTCAAGAAGAACCAGACGCAGATCAACCTCTCGGTCGACCAGTCGATGGGCGGCGGCATGGGCTACCAGCCCGGTTCGACGTTCAAGCCGATCGTGGCCGCCGCCGCCCTCGAGGACGGCATGCCGGCGAACAAGGTCTACTCCTCGCCGTACCAGATGCCGTACCCGAGCCCGGTCTCGGCCTGTGACGACAAGCGGTGGGTGAACGACCCCAACAACCCGGCGAAGCTCCAGAACGAGAACTCCTCCGAGGTCGGCCCGTACGACATGCGGGAGGCGACCGCCAAGTCGGTCAACACCTACTACGTGCAGATGATCAGCGACATCGGCATCTGCCCGGTGACGACCATGGCCAAGAAGATGGGCGTCGTGCGGGCCGACGGCGACAAGATGCCGCAGGTGCCCTCCATCGCCCTCGGCACCCAGGAGATGTCCCCGCTGACCATGGCGAACGCGTACGCGACCTTCGCCTCGCGCGGCATGCACTGCACGCCGGTCGCCATCGAGTCGGTCAACCGGCGGGTCGGCGACAAGACCACGTCGCTGGAGGTCCCGAAGTCGACCTGCTCGCGCGCGATGTCGGAGAACACCGCCGACACCATCAACGCCCTGCTGAAGGGCGTCGTCGAGGACGGTACGGGTAAGAAGGCCGGCCTCGGCAGCCGCCCCAGCGCCGGTAAGACCGGTACGACGGACGAGCGCTACGCGGCCTGGTTCGTGGGCTACACGCCGAACATGGCCGGTGCCGTGTGGGTCGGCGACCCCGCGCACAAGCGGAAGATGGTCGGCATCACCATCGGCGGCCGGTCGTACGGCAAGGTCTTCGGTGGCGAGGTTCCCGGCCCGATCTGGGGCGACATGATGTCCGGCGCGCTGGAGGGCAAGCCCGTCGAGGACTTCAACGACGTGCACATCCCCGACAGCAAGCCGCGGGACCGCGGTGACGGGGACGGCGGCCGGGACGACGGGGGCAACGGCGACAACGGTGGCGACGACGGCTTCATCGGCGGCCTGGTCGGCGGCAACAACGGCGGAGGCGGCGACGAGCCCACGCCTTCGTTCTCCATCCCGGAGGGCTTCATCCGGGGCCAGGGCAATGGCGGGAACGGCAACGGCGGCCGGTTCGGCTGAGCCGGCTGTGCCGGCAGTGCGCTGAACGACGACGGCCCCTTCCCACCCGCGCGGGTGGGAAGGGGCCGTCGTCGCTCGGCCGAGAGATCAGCCGACGTCCCGCTGAGACGTACTGGAAGATCAGCCGGCCAGCAGCTTCTTCACCGCGGCGGCGACGCGGCCACCCTCGGCCTGCCCGGCCACCTTCGGGTTCACGATCTTCATGACCGCACCCATGGCCCGCGGCCCCTCCGCACCGGCCGCCTTCGCCTCCTCGACGGCCTGGGCGACGATCTCCTGGAGCTGCTCGTCCGACAGCTGCTGCGGCAGATACGTGGCGAGGACCTCGCCCTCCGCCTTCTCCCGCTCGGCCTGCTCGGCACGACCACCCTGCGCGAAGGCGTCGGCCGCCTCACGCCGCTTCTTCGCCTCCCGGGTGATCACCTTCTGCACCTCGTCGTCGGAGAGCTCGCGCTTCTCCTTGCCCGCGACCTCCTCCTTGGTGATCGCGGCGAGCGTCAGCCGGAGCGTCGAGGAGCGCAGCTCGTCGCGCTCCTTGATCGCAACGTTGAGGTCTTCCTGCAGCTTCGACTTGAGCGTGGTCATGGGGTCGATTGTCGCAGGTGCGGGAGGAGCGGCGCCCCTCGATTTGTGGGGCGGCCGTCTAATGCCCGGTGCCGTCAGGGGAATTCGCGTACCGCCCGGACACGGGCAACGGCCCGGGTCTGACACGATGGTCGTATGCGCGCGCGATATGGAGTACCCCTGGGGATCGCGGCGGCTGGCGCCGCCGGACTGTTGTACTCGGCAGGCTTCGAGGCCCGCTCCTTCCGCCTCCGCCGGGTCACCGTCCCGGTCCTGCCCCCGGGGATGCGTCCCCTGCGTGTGCTGCAGGTCTCCGACATCCACATGGTCGGCGGCCAGCGCAAGAAGCAGCGCTGGCTGCGGTCCCTGGCGGGTCTGCGCCCCGACTTCGTGATCAACACGGGCGACAACCTCTCCGACCCGGAGGGCGTCCCGGAGGTCCTGGACGCCCTCGGCCCCCTGATGGAGTTCCCGGGCGCGTACGTCTTCGGCTCCAACGACTACTACGGCCCCAAGCTGCGCAACCCCGCCCGCTACCTGCTCGAGAAGGCGCAGGGCCGCCACGGGCTCAACGGCAACGCTCCGGCCGAGGGCGTGGTGCACAACCCGTGGGAGGACCTGCGGGACGGCTTCGACGCGGCGGGCTGGCTCAACCTGACCAACACGCGCGGCGAGCTCAAGCTCGAGGGCGGCTCGGTGGAGCTCACGGGCCTGGACGACCCGCACATCAAGCGGGACCGCTACGCGCAGGTGGCGGGCGGCCCGTCCGAGGCGGCGGACTTCTCGATGGGCGTCGTGCACGCCCCGTACCTGCGCACTCTCGACGCCTTCACGGCCGACGCCTACCCCCTGATCCTGGCCGGCCACACCCA
Protein-coding regions in this window:
- a CDS encoding transglycosylase domain-containing protein, producing the protein MPMKRSGGGLSPTQQAAKFLGVSVLAGAVLAGIALPAVGALGLAAKGSVESFDELPANMKTPPLSQRTTILDADGGQIATVYSRDRTVVPLKDVSPYMQKAIVAIEDSRFYQHGAVDLKGVLRALNKNAQTGGVSEGASTLTQQYVKNVFVEEAGDDPTKVAQATQQTIGRKIRELKYAIQVEEELGKKKILENYLNITFFGQQAYGVEAAAQRYFSKSAKDLNVQEAALLAGIVQSPSRYDPVNDEAEATKRRNTVLQRMAAVGDISRAQASDAMKAPLGLKVSKPKNGCITAVKGAGFFCDYVREVFLNDPVFGKTKEKRAKIWNQGGLTIRTTMDPQAQNAAQASIKDHVYKSDEVATAATLVQPGTGKILAMGQSRPYGFKKNQTQINLSVDQSMGGGMGYQPGSTFKPIVAAAALEDGMPANKVYSSPYQMPYPSPVSACDDKRWVNDPNNPAKLQNENSSEVGPYDMREATAKSVNTYYVQMISDIGICPVTTMAKKMGVVRADGDKMPQVPSIALGTQEMSPLTMANAYATFASRGMHCTPVAIESVNRRVGDKTTSLEVPKSTCSRAMSENTADTINALLKGVVEDGTGKKAGLGSRPSAGKTGTTDERYAAWFVGYTPNMAGAVWVGDPAHKRKMVGITIGGRSYGKVFGGEVPGPIWGDMMSGALEGKPVEDFNDVHIPDSKPRDRGDGDGGRDDGGNGDNGGDDGFIGGLVGGNNGGGGDEPTPSFSIPEGFIRGQGNGGNGNGGRFG
- a CDS encoding GatB/YqeY domain-containing protein — its product is MTTLKSKLQEDLNVAIKERDELRSSTLRLTLAAITKEEVAGKEKRELSDDEVQKVITREAKKRREAADAFAQGGRAEQAEREKAEGEVLATYLPQQLSDEQLQEIVAQAVEEAKAAGAEGPRAMGAVMKIVNPKVAGQAEGGRVAAAVKKLLAG
- a CDS encoding metallophosphoesterase, with amino-acid sequence MRARYGVPLGIAAAGAAGLLYSAGFEARSFRLRRVTVPVLPPGMRPLRVLQVSDIHMVGGQRKKQRWLRSLAGLRPDFVINTGDNLSDPEGVPEVLDALGPLMEFPGAYVFGSNDYYGPKLRNPARYLLEKAQGRHGLNGNAPAEGVVHNPWEDLRDGFDAAGWLNLTNTRGELKLEGGSVELTGLDDPHIKRDRYAQVAGGPSEAADFSMGVVHAPYLRTLDAFTADAYPLILAGHTHGGQLCIPFYGALVTNCDLDTERVKGLSTHSAEGHTSYLHVSAGCGTNRYTPVRFACPPEATLLTLVGREVPGR